A region of Lycium barbarum isolate Lr01 chromosome 3, ASM1917538v2, whole genome shotgun sequence DNA encodes the following proteins:
- the LOC132634014 gene encoding probable (S)-N-methylcoclaurine 3'-hydroxylase isozyme 2 — MSLLSMEFTLPASFLILIPFFLLIILKQLIPKSRNLPPGPRPWPVIGNILQIGKKPHISMAEFAKIHGPLISVRLGTQLVVVASSPDSATEVLKTQDRLLSARSVAKVATHEISIIDQHSIVFSNDLSHHWKFLRAFCRTHLFSSKAVESQVALREKKVSEMIESLRSRKGDTVKISEILFGTVLNTLGNLYFSKDLCDLDYEGNTSGIKNVIRKIVELGAMPNISDFYPIFDALDIQGLRKQTKIFENQLFNIWSDFVKEKKQAINHGSSSKIQDFLDVMIDSGFSDLKINMLLAELIAAGSDTTTSTVEWAMAELLRNKDAMYKLQAELRSKIGANDIITESSISELPYLAACVKETLRIHPPTPFLIPRRAPETCKIMNYTIPKNSRLLVNVWAIGRDSKTWEDPLSFRPERFLDSNVDFRGQDFEFIPFGVGRRICPGLPFARQIVHLILASLAHYFEW; from the exons ATGTCTTTGTTGTCAATGGAGTTTACTCTGCCAGCATCCTTCCTTATCTTAATTCCATTCTTCTTACTCATAATCCTCAAACAACTCATACCAAAATCTCGAAATCTTCCACCAGGACCTCGACCATGGCCAGTAATAGGAAATATTCTACAAATTGGGAAAAAGCCTCATATTTCCATGGCAGAATTTGCCAAAATACATGGCCCCTTGATTTCTGTAAGGCTTGGAACTCAACTAGTTGTGGTTGCTTCATCCCCTGATTCCGCAACCGAAGTTCTAAAGACTCAAGATCGTCTACTTTCAGCCAGGTCTGTTGCTAAAGTTGCTACACATGAAATATCTATTATTGATCAACACTCAATTGTCTTTTCCAATGATTTGAGCCATCACTGGAAGTTTTTACGCGCATTTTGTCGAACTCATTTGTTCTCATCCAAAGCGGTTGAGTCACAGGTTGCTCTAAGGGAGAAAAAAGTGTCTGAAATGATAGAATCTCTGAGGTCCAGGAAAGGGGATACCGTGAAGATATCTGAAATTCTGTTTGGTACAGTTTTGAACACGTTAGGGAACCTTTACTTTTCGAAGGATTTATGTGATTTGGATTATGAAGGGAACACTAGTGGGATCAAAAATGTTATTAGGAAAATTGTAGAATTGGGAGCTATGCCAAATATATCAGACTTCTATCCTATATTTGATGCTCTGGATATTCAAGGTTTGAGAAAGCAGACTAAAATATTTGAGAATCAATTGTTCAACATCTGGAGTGATTTTGTCAAGGAAAAAAAACAGGCAATTAATCATGGGAGTTCCAGTAAAATTCAAGATTTTTTGGATGTCATGATTGATAGTGGATTCTCGGATTTAAAGATCAATATGCTATTGGCG GAATTAATTGCTGCAGGTAGTGACACTACTACCTCAACAGTTGAATGGGCAATGGCAGAACTGCTGAGGAACAAGGACGCTATGTACAAACTTCAAGCTGAGCTCAGAAGTAAGATAGGGGCCAATGATATTATCACAGAATCAAGCATCAGTGAACTTCCATATTTGGCTGCTTGTGTCAAGGAGACATTGCGAATCCATCCTCCTACACCTTTCTTGATTCCTCGTCGTGCTCCTGAGACATGTAAGATTATGAATTACACCATCCCAAAGAACTCTCGGTTGCTTGTGAATGTTTGGGCGATAGGGCGCGACTCTAAAACATGGGAAGATCCATTATCTTTCAGGCCCGAGCGCTTTCTTGACTCCAATGTGGACTTCAGGGGTCAAGACTTTGAATTCATACCATTTGGTGTAGGGAGGAGAATATGCCCCGGCTTACCCTTTGCTAGACAAATAGTTCACTTGATTTTAGCTAGTTTGGCCCATTACTTTGAGTGGTGA